A genomic stretch from Gammaproteobacteria bacterium includes:
- the rbbA gene encoding ribosome-associated ATPase/putative transporter RbbA: protein MNPVARLSDLTHRYKKIVALDGINLELPAGHMVGLIGPDGVGKSSLLALMAGVRKIQAGTVQVLGRDMRRTRSRRAICPRIAYMPQGLGHNLYMALSVFENIDFFGRLFGQPREERLRRIKELLESTGLAPFAERAAGKLSGGMKQKLGLCCALIHDPQLLILDEPTTGVDPLSRRQFWELIERIRSRRQGMSVIVATAYMDEAERFDWLVAMDAGRVLASGSPAELKARTGTANLDAAFIQLLPEHKRREHKALIIPPRQVKQGAPVIEASALTRRFGDFIAVDQVSFTIEGGEIFGFLGSNGCGKTTTMKMLTGLLPSSGGEARLFGRPADAGDIDLRKRVGYMSQSFSLYSELTVRQNLLLHARIFQLPREHIEARVKEMTGRFGLGDVTDELADKLPLGVRQRLSLAVAVIHGPEILILDEPTSGVDPVARDQFWALLIQLSRDDGVTIFISTHFMNEAERCDRISLMHAGRVLAQDSPAALMRARAAKNLEETFIAYLTEAAGNEPAATQPGTALDRNNQAAAPHTRSKRLPIDPARAWAYARRESLEIVRDPIRIAFALLGPVILMIAFGYGITFDLEDISYAVLDHDQTPESRSYLENFSGSRYFDQHPPLHHYAEMETLLRKGRVTFAIEIPPGFGKDLKRGRRPEVGIWLDGTIPFRAETARGYILGVHQFYLEQRMRGEPDYRQLPMPLTIETRFRYNQDFKSIYAIVPGTIMMLLIWIPAMMSAAGVVREKEMGSITNFYATPVRGLEFLLGKQFPYVVIALLNFATLVLLAVFLFQVPVKGSVATLLSGGALYVIATTGLGLLISSFMKSQIAALFGTAIITTMPAVNFSGFFAPVASLTPGAQIFAQIFPSSYFQQISLGTFTKALGFEALMFNFWMLALLIMIYLILALSLLKTQER, encoded by the coding sequence GATCTTACCCATCGTTACAAGAAAATTGTCGCGCTGGACGGTATCAATCTCGAGCTGCCCGCCGGTCACATGGTCGGCCTGATTGGCCCCGATGGCGTGGGTAAATCCAGCCTGCTGGCGCTGATGGCTGGGGTGCGCAAGATCCAGGCGGGCACTGTGCAGGTGCTCGGTCGCGACATGCGCCGCACGCGTTCCCGTCGCGCCATTTGCCCGCGTATCGCCTACATGCCTCAAGGCCTGGGGCACAACCTCTACATGGCCCTGTCGGTATTCGAGAACATCGATTTCTTTGGCCGGTTGTTTGGCCAGCCTCGTGAGGAGCGGCTCAGGCGCATCAAGGAGCTGCTCGAAAGTACCGGATTGGCCCCCTTTGCCGAGCGTGCGGCGGGAAAACTCTCCGGTGGCATGAAACAGAAACTGGGCTTGTGCTGTGCACTGATCCACGATCCGCAACTGCTGATTCTGGACGAACCCACCACTGGCGTCGATCCCTTGTCGCGACGGCAGTTCTGGGAGCTTATCGAGCGGATACGCAGTCGGCGTCAAGGCATGAGTGTGATCGTGGCAACGGCCTATATGGACGAGGCTGAGCGCTTCGACTGGTTGGTGGCAATGGACGCCGGCCGAGTGCTGGCCAGCGGCAGCCCGGCGGAGTTGAAGGCACGCACCGGCACCGCCAACCTGGATGCGGCCTTCATCCAACTGCTACCCGAGCACAAACGCCGCGAGCACAAGGCGCTGATCATACCGCCACGCCAGGTTAAGCAGGGGGCACCGGTGATCGAGGCCAGTGCGCTGACGCGTCGTTTTGGCGACTTCATTGCCGTTGACCAGGTCAGCTTCACCATCGAAGGCGGTGAGATCTTCGGTTTTTTGGGTTCCAACGGCTGCGGCAAGACCACGACCATGAAGATGCTCACCGGTTTGCTGCCCAGTTCAGGCGGCGAAGCGCGGCTGTTCGGACGACCCGCAGATGCCGGGGACATCGATCTGAGAAAACGGGTCGGTTACATGTCCCAGTCTTTTTCGCTCTACAGTGAGCTGACGGTACGCCAGAATCTGCTGTTGCATGCACGCATCTTCCAGTTGCCCAGGGAACACATCGAGGCGCGGGTGAAAGAAATGACCGGGCGCTTCGGTCTTGGCGACGTGACCGATGAACTGGCGGACAAGCTGCCCTTGGGCGTGCGCCAAAGGCTCTCTCTGGCCGTGGCGGTGATCCATGGTCCGGAAATTCTGATCCTGGACGAGCCTACGTCCGGAGTGGATCCCGTGGCCCGCGATCAATTCTGGGCGTTGCTGATACAGTTGTCGCGCGATGACGGCGTCACCATCTTCATCTCCACTCACTTCATGAACGAGGCCGAACGCTGCGACCGCATCTCCCTGATGCACGCCGGACGGGTGCTGGCTCAGGACTCTCCCGCGGCGTTGATGCGCGCACGCGCTGCCAAAAACCTGGAAGAGACCTTTATTGCCTACCTGACAGAGGCCGCCGGAAACGAGCCTGCGGCGACCCAGCCTGGTACGGCGCTTGATCGCAATAATCAGGCCGCAGCGCCGCACACCAGATCAAAACGCCTACCCATCGATCCCGCCCGTGCCTGGGCCTATGCCCGCCGCGAGAGTCTGGAAATCGTGCGCGACCCGATCCGCATCGCCTTCGCTCTGCTTGGCCCTGTCATATTGATGATCGCCTTCGGCTACGGCATCACCTTTGATCTGGAAGATATCAGCTACGCGGTGCTCGACCACGACCAAACCCCGGAGAGCCGCAGTTATCTGGAAAATTTTTCCGGTTCGCGCTATTTCGATCAGCATCCGCCACTGCACCATTACGCTGAGATGGAAACCCTGCTGCGCAAAGGCCGGGTTACCTTTGCCATTGAAATCCCGCCGGGATTCGGCAAGGACCTGAAGCGTGGCCGGCGGCCGGAAGTGGGCATCTGGCTCGATGGTACGATCCCGTTTCGCGCCGAAACCGCGCGCGGTTACATCCTCGGTGTGCACCAGTTTTATCTGGAGCAGCGAATGCGCGGCGAGCCCGACTATAGGCAGCTCCCCATGCCGCTCACCATCGAAACCCGCTTTCGTTACAACCAGGACTTCAAGAGCATCTATGCCATCGTGCCCGGCACCATCATGATGCTGCTGATTTGGATCCCTGCCATGATGTCCGCCGCGGGGGTGGTGCGGGAAAAAGAGATGGGTTCCATCACCAACTTCTACGCCACTCCGGTGAGGGGGCTGGAATTTCTGCTGGGTAAGCAGTTTCCTTATGTGGTGATCGCCTTGCTCAACTTCGCCACCCTGGTGCTGTTGGCGGTGTTCCTGTTTCAGGTGCCGGTGAAAGGCAGTGTAGCGACGCTGCTGTCGGGTGGAGCGCTCTATGTCATCGCCACCACCGGCCTGGGTCTGTTGATCTCCTCGTTCATGAAGAGCCAGATCGCGGCGCTCTTCGGCACGGCCATTATCACCACCATGCCCGCTGTTAATTTCTCGGGCTTCTTTGCCCCGGTGGCTTCCCTGACGCCCGGCGCCCAGATATTCGCTCAGATATTCCCCAGCAGTTATTTTCAGCAGATCAGCCTGGGTACCTTTACCAAAGCGCTGGGTTTCGAGGCACTGATGTTCAATTTCTGGATGTTGGCGCTGTTGATTATGATCTATTTGATACTGGCATTGAGCCTGTTGAAGACACAGGAGCGATGA
- a CDS encoding ABC transporter permease, with the protein MTVRRPLANIFQLGIKELYSLRFDPVMLLLIVYMFTFAVFEEAQNANVGVVNAAVGMVDEDRSQLSRRIGDALLPPHYQPPEALAIDEIDAAMEAARYAFVIDIPPGFQADILAGRPTVVQLNVDATAMGLAGTGAGYIQRIIAQELHAFQQGDSATPAVNIVTRARFNPNLDATWFQSAMSITNNITLMAMLLTGAALIREREHGTIEHLLVMPLRPVEIMLAKVWANGLVVIIAASLSLFIVVQGALAVPVSGSIPLYLTGAVIYLFSVTSLGIYLATLARSMPQFGLLTMIVYVIMLLLSGGSTPLESMPVQLQTIMQLVPSTHFVRQAQAILFRDAGLAIVWPQFAATAAIGAVFFLAALLRFRKTVTLIQG; encoded by the coding sequence ATGACCGTGAGACGACCCCTCGCCAATATTTTTCAACTGGGCATCAAGGAGCTGTACAGCCTGCGTTTTGACCCGGTGATGCTGTTACTGATCGTGTATATGTTTACCTTCGCCGTGTTCGAGGAGGCCCAGAACGCCAACGTCGGTGTGGTCAATGCTGCAGTGGGCATGGTCGATGAAGATCGCTCCCAACTCTCCCGGCGCATCGGCGATGCCTTGTTGCCACCCCATTATCAGCCACCCGAGGCGTTGGCGATCGACGAGATCGATGCCGCCATGGAAGCGGCCCGTTACGCGTTTGTCATCGATATTCCGCCGGGGTTTCAGGCGGACATCCTGGCCGGTCGGCCAACAGTGGTGCAGCTCAATGTCGACGCCACCGCCATGGGCCTGGCGGGAACCGGCGCCGGTTATATCCAGCGCATTATCGCCCAGGAACTGCACGCGTTTCAGCAAGGGGATAGCGCAACACCCGCTGTGAATATCGTCACCCGCGCCCGCTTCAACCCCAATCTGGACGCGACCTGGTTTCAAAGCGCCATGTCGATCACCAACAACATCACCCTGATGGCCATGTTGCTCACCGGCGCTGCGCTGATCCGCGAGCGAGAGCACGGCACTATCGAACATTTGCTGGTGATGCCGCTACGTCCGGTGGAAATCATGCTTGCCAAGGTCTGGGCCAACGGCCTGGTGGTGATCATCGCCGCCAGCCTCTCGCTGTTTATCGTCGTGCAAGGCGCCCTTGCGGTGCCTGTCAGCGGCTCGATCCCGCTCTATTTGACCGGGGCGGTGATCTACCTGTTCTCGGTGACCTCGCTGGGCATTTACCTGGCGACGCTGGCCCGCTCCATGCCCCAGTTCGGGCTGCTCACCATGATCGTGTATGTGATCATGTTGTTATTGTCCGGAGGCAGTACGCCGTTGGAGAGTATGCCAGTGCAGTTGCAGACCATCATGCAGTTGGTGCCGTCCACCCATTTTGTCCGGCAGGCGCAGGCCATTCTGTTCCGTGATGCCGGGTTGGCGATAGTGTGGCCGCAGTTTGCCGCCACCGCTGCCATCGGCGCGGTGTTTTTCCTGGCGGCGCTGCTGCGCTTCCGCAAGACCGTTACGTTGATACAGGGCTGA
- a CDS encoding TolC family protein → MRRYKLLVMLAILLLLLVPTAQAAKIVTIGIVADGPIEHSSWSPELFKKELLVMTQPDFDVRFPAAKQLDGAWSADRIAAALKQLQKDPEVDMVLTLGYVSSAVAALSGPLRKPTFAPFVMDANLQGLPRKNNASGVHNLNYLSGEADYIRDLQVFKSVADFKKVAVLIDEANFAAQPGLIRRAREVTAARGVELLFIQQRTRNEDLAAQLPPDVDAVVVTDLARLNPAAMDSLIAALIEKKLPSYSLHDSRLVEQGLLMAEAPATDWSRLARRNALNMNAVIRGEPAERQPVSFKSKRRLTINMATARAIGISPRFDILHEALLLHEEPEPQGRPLSLAAMALEAVAANLDLRSAALGLEAGQTTVDEAHANLLPQINASIVHTQLNDDSTAVISGAAAKQSSTAAVTLNQLLYSDQVRTNVTIQRYLQQNRQALKRQLELDIILEATTAYLNLLKAQTFVHIRRDEMNLSRTHLEMARDRQQIGVANPAEAYRWESELATSRQRLLDAQAQLQQARDAVNRLLHRPLKEAFIAESATLDDPRLIVSRKGLFEYVINDRSFERMGDFLVKEGMAASPELTGLEALLAATKQELESRRRAYWSPTITLQGKITNVMDETRVAGLSAENDTDWSVGLNISLPLYEGGARRARVSGSRLVFDQQLSQRDAVQERIEQRIRATLHRIRASHPSIQLSKDAASAANKNLDLVTDAYTRGAVSILDLLDAQNAALVAEESATNAVFDFLIDLMNLQRSVGGFDFFLDAPGLDSWLERLQRYITSAER, encoded by the coding sequence ATGAGGCGATATAAGCTGCTCGTCATGCTGGCCATACTGCTTTTATTGCTAGTGCCCACGGCCCAGGCGGCGAAGATCGTAACCATCGGCATTGTCGCCGATGGCCCAATTGAGCACAGCAGCTGGTCACCCGAGTTGTTTAAAAAAGAACTGCTGGTCATGACCCAGCCCGACTTCGACGTGCGTTTTCCCGCGGCAAAACAGCTCGATGGTGCCTGGTCGGCCGATCGCATCGCCGCGGCGTTGAAGCAATTGCAGAAGGATCCCGAGGTGGACATGGTGCTGACGTTGGGCTATGTCTCCAGCGCCGTCGCCGCCTTGAGCGGGCCGTTGCGGAAGCCGACCTTCGCGCCGTTTGTGATGGATGCAAACCTGCAGGGCCTGCCCAGAAAAAACAACGCAAGCGGCGTGCACAACCTGAACTACCTGAGTGGCGAGGCCGATTATATCCGCGACCTGCAAGTCTTTAAAAGCGTGGCCGATTTCAAAAAAGTCGCTGTGTTGATTGACGAAGCTAACTTCGCTGCTCAGCCCGGGCTGATACGCCGCGCACGGGAGGTGACGGCGGCTAGGGGTGTGGAGTTGCTATTTATCCAGCAACGCACCCGCAACGAGGATCTGGCGGCGCAGCTGCCACCGGATGTCGATGCCGTGGTGGTCACCGACCTGGCCCGTCTCAACCCGGCGGCCATGGACAGTCTTATCGCCGCCTTGATTGAAAAAAAGCTGCCCAGTTACAGTCTGCACGACTCCCGGCTGGTGGAGCAGGGTCTGCTGATGGCGGAGGCCCCGGCAACCGATTGGTCGCGGCTGGCGCGCCGCAATGCCTTGAACATGAATGCCGTGATACGCGGTGAGCCGGCCGAGCGGCAGCCGGTCAGTTTTAAAAGCAAGCGGCGTCTGACCATCAATATGGCCACGGCGCGGGCCATCGGCATCTCCCCGCGCTTCGACATTCTGCACGAGGCCTTGTTGTTGCACGAGGAGCCTGAACCGCAAGGACGTCCGCTCTCCCTGGCGGCGATGGCCCTGGAGGCGGTCGCCGCCAATCTCGATCTGCGGTCAGCAGCCCTGGGACTTGAAGCGGGGCAGACGACGGTGGACGAGGCCCACGCCAATCTGTTGCCACAGATCAATGCCTCCATTGTTCATACCCAGCTTAATGACGACAGCACGGCGGTGATCAGCGGCGCGGCCGCCAAGCAGTCCTCCACCGCAGCAGTCACGCTGAACCAGTTGCTTTATTCCGATCAAGTACGCACCAACGTGACGATTCAACGCTATCTGCAACAAAACCGCCAAGCCTTGAAGCGCCAGTTGGAGCTGGACATCATCCTTGAGGCCACCACGGCCTATCTCAATCTGCTGAAGGCCCAAACTTTCGTCCATATCCGCCGGGATGAAATGAATCTCAGCCGCACCCACCTGGAAATGGCGCGCGACCGGCAACAAATAGGCGTCGCCAATCCTGCCGAGGCCTACCGCTGGGAAAGCGAACTGGCCACCTCCCGGCAAAGACTGCTCGATGCCCAGGCGCAACTTCAGCAAGCCCGCGATGCCGTCAACCGCCTGTTGCACCGGCCGCTCAAGGAGGCTTTTATTGCCGAATCTGCCACACTGGATGATCCGCGCCTCATCGTCAGCCGCAAGGGGTTATTCGAATATGTGATCAATGACCGCTCCTTTGAACGTATGGGTGATTTTCTGGTAAAGGAGGGCATGGCTGCTTCGCCTGAGTTAACAGGCTTGGAGGCGCTGCTGGCCGCGACCAAACAGGAACTCGAAAGCCGCCGGCGCGCCTATTGGTCGCCGACGATAACCTTGCAAGGTAAAATTACCAATGTCATGGATGAGACCCGCGTGGCCGGTCTGTCTGCCGAGAACGATACCGATTGGTCTGTAGGCCTTAATATTTCGTTGCCACTGTACGAGGGCGGCGCCCGGCGCGCGCGGGTCTCTGGCAGTCGACTGGTGTTTGATCAACAATTGTCACAACGGGATGCCGTTCAGGAGCGCATCGAACAGCGCATCAGAGCGACGCTACACCGCATTCGGGCCTCTCACCCTTCCATTCAACTCTCCAAGGATGCTGCATCCGCGGCGAACAAAAATCTGGATCTGGTAACTGACGCGTATACCCGTGGTGCTGTCTCCATCCTTGACCTGCTGGACGCCCAGAACGCCGCACTGGTGGCCGAAGAGTCCGCCACCAACGCCGTCTTCGACTTTCTCATCGACCTGATGAACCTGCAGCGCAGCGTGGGCGGATTCGATTTCTTTCTTGATGCGCCGGGGTTGGACAGCTGGCTGGAACGTTTACAGCGCTATATTACGAGCGCGGAACGATAA
- a CDS encoding carboxy terminal-processing peptidase: MKNKLLGLLLAFTYALNTAQAVPLLTPQQQQSQTAHLSAEVLTQYHYKHIPLDDTLSSKIFDNYLKALDGEKIFFLQTDIDQFSGARTKLDDVILNGDLRIPFAIFNLYQQRKTERLTYAHSLLKKGFNFEKNESYQYTRKNMPWLKTEDEMNDLWRKRVKNDWLRLKLAGKNNKSIVDTLGKRYDNFLGSISKIKSDDVFQNFMNTYATTIDPHTNYFGIRASEEFDISMKLSLTGIGAVLQDMDEYTTIKELLAGGPAALSGKLKVGDRIVGVGQGVKGSTIDVMGWRIDDTVALIRGAEDSVVLLDILPAEAGPDGKHKLISLVRKKISLDKQSAKKSIIEVKDGNTTRHIGVISLPGFYQDFTARQKGDKNFKSATRDVAKLLDELKKDNVDSVLVDLRNNGGGSLNEAIELTGLFIDKGPVVQQRDSKGNVSVENDTNAGLAWNGPLGVLINRGSASASEIFAAAIQDYGRGVVIGEPSFGKGTVQTVIDLDQLAKNDKPKFGELKMTIAQFFRINGGTTQLRGVTPDISLPSMIDAEEFGESSYDNALPWTQIKAANYTPTGDLTNVVPLLLANHSLRISKDKDFQYLQEDIAEFDLLRKKNLISLNEADRRKERKVQEAKAKLREKNTGTDKGVSATDRKSAEAKSAAFEDDGLQSNERDLNTALAIEKANDNAKDVMLNEAVYILSDEIGLLETNPTFAASILPKVDMR; the protein is encoded by the coding sequence ATGAAGAATAAGCTACTTGGGCTATTGTTGGCATTTACTTATGCGCTCAATACAGCGCAGGCTGTTCCGTTACTTACGCCGCAACAACAACAGTCGCAAACAGCGCATTTATCCGCTGAGGTTCTAACCCAGTATCATTACAAACACATTCCGCTTGACGATACATTATCTTCGAAAATATTCGACAATTATCTGAAAGCACTGGATGGCGAAAAAATATTTTTCTTACAGACCGACATTGATCAATTCTCGGGCGCACGCACCAAGCTTGATGACGTCATACTCAACGGTGATTTGAGAATCCCTTTCGCAATTTTCAATCTCTATCAGCAGCGAAAAACAGAACGCCTCACTTATGCGCACTCGCTACTTAAAAAGGGCTTTAATTTCGAGAAAAACGAAAGCTATCAGTACACCCGGAAGAACATGCCATGGTTAAAAACTGAAGATGAAATGAACGATTTGTGGCGCAAGCGAGTCAAGAATGACTGGCTACGCCTCAAGCTCGCGGGCAAGAACAACAAAAGCATCGTTGATACATTGGGCAAACGCTATGATAATTTCTTGGGCAGTATATCCAAGATCAAAAGCGACGATGTATTTCAGAATTTCATGAACACCTATGCGACAACTATTGACCCGCATACCAATTATTTCGGAATACGTGCATCAGAAGAATTTGATATCTCAATGAAGTTATCGCTTACCGGGATTGGCGCCGTGCTTCAGGATATGGATGAATACACCACCATCAAGGAACTACTGGCAGGTGGCCCAGCTGCCCTGTCAGGCAAGCTGAAGGTTGGAGATCGTATTGTAGGTGTCGGGCAAGGTGTGAAAGGTTCAACCATTGACGTAATGGGCTGGCGCATTGACGACACAGTAGCCTTGATACGTGGCGCCGAGGATTCTGTGGTGCTTCTTGATATACTGCCCGCAGAAGCAGGCCCTGATGGCAAACATAAATTAATTTCACTTGTCCGCAAAAAAATAAGCCTGGATAAACAATCCGCAAAGAAATCGATTATCGAGGTAAAAGACGGAAATACAACACGTCACATTGGCGTGATCTCTCTGCCCGGGTTCTATCAGGATTTTACCGCCCGACAAAAAGGCGATAAGAATTTTAAAAGTGCAACGAGAGATGTAGCGAAGCTTTTGGACGAGCTCAAAAAAGATAACGTCGATAGCGTGCTGGTGGATCTACGTAACAATGGTGGTGGTTCATTAAATGAAGCCATTGAGTTGACAGGCCTGTTCATAGACAAAGGCCCCGTAGTACAACAAAGAGACTCCAAGGGTAATGTATCCGTTGAAAATGATACCAATGCTGGTCTTGCCTGGAATGGACCGCTGGGCGTCCTCATTAATCGTGGTTCTGCATCGGCCTCTGAGATTTTCGCCGCCGCGATACAGGATTATGGTCGTGGAGTTGTCATCGGTGAGCCGAGCTTTGGAAAAGGCACTGTCCAGACTGTGATAGACCTGGATCAACTCGCGAAAAATGATAAGCCAAAATTCGGAGAACTCAAGATGACCATCGCCCAATTTTTCCGAATTAATGGCGGCACCACCCAGTTGCGCGGCGTAACTCCAGATATCAGCCTTCCGAGCATGATTGATGCAGAGGAGTTTGGCGAATCCAGCTACGATAATGCCCTGCCCTGGACACAAATTAAGGCGGCTAACTATACGCCAACGGGTGATTTGACAAATGTCGTACCGTTATTGCTGGCAAATCACAGCCTCCGCATAAGCAAAGACAAAGACTTCCAGTACCTGCAGGAAGATATTGCCGAGTTCGACCTGCTGCGCAAGAAAAACCTGATCTCGCTCAACGAGGCCGACCGCCGCAAAGAACGAAAGGTGCAGGAAGCCAAGGCAAAGTTACGTGAAAAGAACACTGGAACTGACAAAGGCGTAAGTGCAACGGACCGCAAATCTGCTGAAGCCAAGAGTGCGGCATTTGAAGACGATGGCCTACAGTCAAACGAACGTGATCTCAATACTGCCCTGGCAATCGAAAAAGCGAATGACAACGCCAAGGATGTCATGCTTAACGAGGCAGTGTATATCCTCAGCGATGAGATTGGCTTACTGGAAACCAACCCCACGTTTGCGGCCAGCATATTGCCAAAGGTGGATATGCGCTAA
- a CDS encoding FGGY-family carbohydrate kinase produces the protein MGDSTALFLGLDLGTSGCRAIAIDATGTIRAQAVVNMALPERDGAKSQQAPSIWWQAVCQVLRDITQQVPAQSIRALAVDGTSGTLLLADESGAPLGPALMYNDGRSQGEAKRIDAVAPRESAAHGTTSALAKLLHLRPDQRARYALHQADWIVGKLTSRFGVSDANNCLKLGYDAVHKCWPAWLGPLGINRRLLPEVFIPGTVIGHLSLAAAQATGLSPQTEVVAGTTDSTAAFIAAGATQVGEAVTSLGSTLVMKIITAEPIFAPEFGVYSQPLGKYWLAGGGSNSGGAVLLHYFSKAQMAEMTPNLRPDQSTGLDYYPLLAPGERFPINDPLLAPHLEPRPENDVLFFQAMLEGMARIEHEGYRRLQTLGAPYPSSVRSAGGGAKNIAWTQIRSHLLGIPMLEATQQEAAYGTALIARDGIRCKQALNQKPASPVDIGYNLGGANNRPERNIIFYDSENTDEE, from the coding sequence ATGGGCGATAGTACCGCGCTCTTCCTCGGCCTCGATCTCGGCACCTCCGGCTGCCGGGCCATCGCCATCGACGCGACGGGGACGATTCGTGCACAGGCCGTGGTGAACATGGCACTGCCGGAACGCGATGGCGCCAAATCGCAACAGGCGCCATCGATTTGGTGGCAGGCAGTGTGCCAGGTGTTGCGGGACATCACACAGCAAGTCCCGGCGCAGTCGATCCGCGCCCTGGCGGTGGACGGCACCTCCGGCACGTTGCTGCTGGCCGATGAATCCGGCGCCCCGCTCGGCCCAGCGTTGATGTACAACGATGGCCGCAGTCAGGGCGAGGCCAAGCGAATTGACGCCGTTGCGCCCCGAGAAAGCGCCGCTCACGGCACCACCTCAGCACTGGCCAAATTGTTACATCTGCGCCCGGACCAGCGGGCGCGATATGCACTGCATCAGGCCGACTGGATCGTCGGCAAACTCACCAGCCGTTTTGGCGTAAGCGATGCAAATAATTGCCTCAAACTCGGCTATGACGCCGTGCATAAATGCTGGCCGGCCTGGCTGGGCCCACTCGGGATAAATCGCCGCTTGTTGCCGGAAGTGTTTATCCCCGGCACCGTGATTGGTCACCTCTCCCTTGCAGCGGCCCAAGCCACGGGCTTGTCGCCGCAAACTGAAGTCGTTGCCGGCACCACAGACAGCACCGCCGCCTTTATCGCCGCTGGCGCAACGCAGGTCGGCGAGGCCGTAACCTCGCTCGGCTCGACCTTGGTGATGAAAATTATCACCGCTGAACCGATCTTCGCGCCGGAATTCGGCGTCTACAGCCAGCCGCTAGGAAAATACTGGCTGGCCGGCGGTGGCTCCAACAGCGGCGGTGCGGTGTTGCTGCATTACTTCAGCAAAGCGCAAATGGCCGAGATGACACCGAATTTGCGTCCCGATCAGTCCACAGGACTGGATTATTACCCCCTGCTCGCACCGGGCGAACGCTTTCCTATTAACGATCCACTGCTCGCGCCGCACCTCGAACCAAGACCAGAAAATGATGTCTTATTCTTTCAAGCAATGTTGGAAGGCATGGCCCGCATCGAACATGAAGGTTATCGCCGTTTGCAGACACTAGGCGCGCCGTATCCAAGCTCGGTTCGTTCCGCCGGTGGCGGCGCGAAAAACATTGCCTGGACACAAATCCGGTCACACTTGCTTGGTATACCGATGCTGGAAGCAACGCAACAAGAAGCGGCGTATGGGACAGCGCTTATTGCGCGTGATGGGATACGTTGCAAACAAGCGCTGAATCAAAAACCCGCGAGCCCCGTAGACATAGGTTACAATTTGGGCGGCGCCAACAACAGGCCCGAGAGAAATATAATTTTTTATGATTCGGAAAATACAGATGAAGAATAA
- the queF gene encoding NADPH-dependent 7-cyano-7-deazaguanine reductase QueF produces MSTQPTKALETFDNPMPERDYTIRIHVPEFTCLCPKTGQPDFATINIDYVAEQRCIELKSLKLYMWSFREEGAFHEKVTNDMLSDLVKACAPRFMRITAEFNVRGGIYTTVVAEHRDPKWAPPVPVVLP; encoded by the coding sequence ATGAGCACACAACCTACGAAAGCCCTGGAAACCTTCGACAACCCGATGCCGGAGCGTGACTATACTATACGAATTCACGTCCCTGAATTCACCTGCCTGTGCCCCAAAACCGGCCAGCCCGACTTCGCCACCATCAACATCGACTATGTCGCCGAGCAGCGCTGCATCGAGTTGAAATCGCTCAAGCTTTACATGTGGTCTTTTCGCGAAGAAGGCGCCTTCCATGAAAAGGTCACCAACGACATGCTCAGCGATCTGGTCAAGGCCTGCGCCCCCCGCTTCATGCGCATTACGGCCGAATTCAATGTTCGAGGCGGGATTTACACCACCGTCGTCGCCGAACACCGCGATCCGAAGTGGGCGCCGCCGGTACCGGTGGTTCTGCCCTGA